Proteins encoded by one window of Ictidomys tridecemlineatus isolate mIctTri1 chromosome 7, mIctTri1.hap1, whole genome shotgun sequence:
- the Ppdpfl gene encoding pancreatic progenitor cell differentiation and proliferation factor-like protein isoform X2 — translation MATVPSIGCLLAKNQYYRKSSMSSVSSLTSSDSVNLIEDDRTLQGLPEMAESTWWFKSFFHSEPVLSNVRNKDLSSSGTHS, via the exons ATGGCAACAGTACCTTCCATTGGATGTCTCCTGGCCAAAAATCAGTATTACCGAA AGTCCAGTATGTCTTCAGTTAGTTCCTTAACTAGCTCTGATTCTGTTAATTTAATAGAAGATGACAGAACTCTTCAAG GATTACCCGAAATGGCAGAATCCACCTGGTGGTTTAAATCTTTTTTCCATTCTGAACCTGTGCTTTCAAATGTGAGAAACAAAGATTTATCTTCTAGTGG CACTCACAGTTGA
- the Ppdpfl gene encoding pancreatic progenitor cell differentiation and proliferation factor-like protein isoform X1: MATVPSIGCLLAKNQYYRKSSMSSVSSLTSSDSVNLIEDDRTLQVYLIGLPEMAESTWWFKSFFHSEPVLSNVRNKDLSSSGTHS, translated from the exons ATGGCAACAGTACCTTCCATTGGATGTCTCCTGGCCAAAAATCAGTATTACCGAA AGTCCAGTATGTCTTCAGTTAGTTCCTTAACTAGCTCTGATTCTGTTAATTTAATAGAAGATGACAGAACTCTTCAAG tttatttgataGGATTACCCGAAATGGCAGAATCCACCTGGTGGTTTAAATCTTTTTTCCATTCTGAACCTGTGCTTTCAAATGTGAGAAACAAAGATTTATCTTCTAGTGG CACTCACAGTTGA
- the Ppdpfl gene encoding pancreatic progenitor cell differentiation and proliferation factor-like protein isoform X3, translating to MATVPSIGCLLAKNQYYRKSSMSSVSSLTSSDSVNLIEDDRTLQGLPEMAESTWWFKSFFHSEPVLSNVRNKDLSSSG from the exons ATGGCAACAGTACCTTCCATTGGATGTCTCCTGGCCAAAAATCAGTATTACCGAA AGTCCAGTATGTCTTCAGTTAGTTCCTTAACTAGCTCTGATTCTGTTAATTTAATAGAAGATGACAGAACTCTTCAAG GATTACCCGAAATGGCAGAATCCACCTGGTGGTTTAAATCTTTTTTCCATTCTGAACCTGTGCTTTCAAATGTGAGAAACAAAGATTTATCTTCTAGTGGGTga